The following proteins come from a genomic window of Kitasatospora sp. NBC_01246:
- a CDS encoding DUF4396 domain-containing protein produces the protein MAHPAQHEHGHLHQHAEHGHEAHAGHAGHGRHGGHGGHGDGGASWRTAAQATLHCLTGCAIGEILGMVLGTAFGLHNGATVVLSVLLAFVFGYALTMRGVLKAGLDVRAAVKVALAADTVSILVMELIDNTVMVTVPGAMDAGLGDALFWVALAGSLALAFTLTVPVNKWMIGRGRGHAVVHAHHQH, from the coding sequence ATGGCGCATCCCGCACAGCACGAGCACGGACACCTGCACCAGCACGCCGAGCACGGCCACGAGGCGCACGCCGGCCACGCCGGTCACGGCCGCCACGGTGGTCACGGTGGTCACGGCGACGGTGGGGCGAGCTGGCGGACCGCCGCCCAGGCGACCCTGCACTGCCTCACCGGCTGCGCCATCGGCGAGATCCTGGGCATGGTCCTCGGCACCGCCTTCGGCCTGCACAACGGTGCGACCGTGGTGCTCTCGGTGCTGCTGGCCTTCGTCTTCGGCTACGCCCTGACCATGCGCGGTGTGCTGAAGGCCGGGCTGGACGTCCGCGCCGCCGTCAAGGTCGCGCTGGCCGCCGACACCGTGTCGATCCTGGTCATGGAGCTGATCGACAACACCGTGATGGTCACCGTGCCGGGGGCGATGGACGCGGGCCTCGGCGACGCGCTGTTCTGGGTCGCGCTGGCGGGCTCGCTCGCCCTCGCGTTCACCCTGACCGTGCCGGTCAACAAGTGGATGATCGGCCGGGGCCGCGGCCACGCGGTCGTCCACGCCCACCACCAGCACTGA
- a CDS encoding LamB/YcsF family protein gives MADAVIDLNADLGEGFGRWTLTDDEALLSVVTSANVACGFHAGDPSTMRRVCALAAERGVRIGAQVSYRDLAGFGRRAMDVPPEELADEIAYQIGALQVFARAAGSRVSYVKPHGALYNRVVTDAEQAEAVVAGVLRAGAVCDGPLPVLGLPGSRLLAVAEGVGLPVVAEAFADRAYTWAGTLVPRSEPDAVIHDPETVITRAVAMARDGVVEAVGGEPISVEARSLCVHGDTPGAAQLAWRIRGALASAGVRVEPFA, from the coding sequence GTGGCCGATGCGGTGATCGATCTCAATGCGGACCTCGGCGAGGGGTTCGGACGCTGGACGCTGACCGACGACGAGGCCCTGCTCTCCGTGGTGACCAGCGCCAACGTCGCCTGCGGCTTCCACGCGGGAGATCCGTCCACCATGCGGCGGGTCTGCGCGCTGGCCGCCGAGCGCGGCGTACGGATCGGCGCCCAGGTCTCCTACCGGGACCTGGCCGGCTTCGGCCGCCGGGCGATGGACGTCCCTCCGGAGGAGCTGGCCGACGAGATCGCCTACCAGATCGGCGCCCTCCAGGTGTTCGCCCGCGCGGCGGGCTCCCGCGTCTCCTACGTCAAACCGCACGGCGCCCTCTACAACCGGGTGGTGACCGACGCCGAACAGGCCGAGGCGGTGGTCGCGGGCGTGCTGCGGGCCGGGGCGGTCTGCGACGGCCCGCTCCCGGTGCTCGGCCTGCCCGGCTCACGGCTGCTGGCGGTCGCCGAGGGCGTCGGGCTCCCGGTGGTCGCCGAGGCGTTCGCCGACCGCGCCTACACCTGGGCGGGCACCCTGGTGCCGCGCAGCGAACCGGACGCCGTCATCCACGACCCCGAGACGGTCATCACGCGCGCGGTCGCGATGGCCCGGGACGGCGTGGTCGAGGCCGTCGGGGGCGAGCCGATCAGCGTCGAGGCGCGCTCGCTGTGCGTGCACGGTGACACCCCCGGGGCCGCCCAGCTGGCCTGGCGGATCCGCGGCGCGCTCGCCTCGGCGGGCGTGCGGGTGGAGCCCTTCGCGTGA
- a CDS encoding biotin-dependent carboxyltransferase family protein codes for MTAPGGPSADRSLAVVRPGPLTTVQDLGRRGVAHLGVPRAGALDEPALRAANRLVGNGPGAAALETTLGGVALRAHGPAVVAVTGAPAAVLVDGRPAAWGAPVVVPDGALVEVGAATHGVRGYLAVAGGIAVPPVLGSRSADLLSGLGPAPLAVGDVLPVGPPPPHRPAPDLVPLPAPPTELVLRLRPGPRADWFAPDAVARLARDRYRVAAASNRIALRTDGPPVGRAVSGELPSEGMVLGAVQIPPDGRPVVFLADHPTTGGYPVVGVVPPADLAAAAQARPGTPLRFVLLRG; via the coding sequence GTGACGGCGCCCGGCGGGCCCTCGGCCGACCGGTCGCTGGCGGTCGTCCGGCCCGGGCCGCTGACCACCGTGCAGGACCTCGGGCGGCGCGGCGTCGCCCACCTCGGCGTGCCCCGGGCCGGCGCGCTCGACGAGCCCGCGCTGCGCGCCGCCAACCGCCTGGTCGGCAACGGGCCCGGCGCGGCCGCGCTGGAGACCACCCTCGGCGGGGTCGCCCTGCGTGCGCACGGGCCGGCCGTCGTCGCCGTCACCGGCGCGCCCGCCGCCGTCCTGGTGGACGGGCGGCCCGCCGCCTGGGGCGCGCCCGTCGTCGTCCCCGACGGCGCCCTGGTGGAGGTCGGCGCCGCCACCCACGGCGTACGGGGCTACCTCGCGGTGGCGGGCGGGATCGCGGTGCCCCCGGTGCTCGGCAGCCGCTCGGCCGACCTGCTCTCGGGGCTGGGCCCCGCTCCGCTGGCCGTCGGCGACGTGCTGCCGGTCGGGCCTCCCCCGCCCCACCGGCCCGCGCCCGACCTGGTGCCCCTGCCCGCTCCCCCGACCGAGCTGGTGCTGCGGCTGCGGCCGGGGCCGCGTGCCGACTGGTTCGCACCGGACGCGGTCGCCCGGCTGGCCCGCGACCGGTACCGGGTGGCGGCGGCGAGCAACCGGATCGCGCTGCGCACCGACGGCCCGCCGGTCGGCCGGGCCGTCAGCGGTGAACTGCCCAGCGAGGGCATGGTGCTGGGCGCCGTCCAGATCCCGCCGGACGGACGGCCGGTGGTCTTCCTGGCCGACCACCCCACCACCGGCGGCTACCCCGTCGTGGGCGTCGTGCCGCCCGCGGACCTCGCCGCGGCCGCCCAGGCCCGCCCGGGGACGCCGCTGCGGTTCGTCCTGCTGCGGGGGTGA
- a CDS encoding IPT/TIG domain-containing protein: protein MIIRLVRGGLTAALAVATLTAGTAAAGTATPAATADRTAATGPNVSVTQAGNYPIFPVDSTNFAVTWTSSGTADLTGVTHLTVELPAGLTTSGAAITSLPDYSFTETVSPDGRRLDAFFTGTRAPGRSEFMKVYVASHGTGPTGTIKVTAANRNDTDPSDNVSDHLLGSGPQTPAAPPAPAVTGIGTTTGPGTGGTAVTLTGTGLDNGFVLFGDALATGGCTGTTCTVTAPGGAGSAPVTVVTPGGSAAAPHAFDYTGAAPPAPPAPVVTGLTTSTGPAAGGTRIYVRGSGLAAGTVLFGGVPATLHSCGPTLCSATAPAGTGVVDVTVTTAGGTSAPVAAGRYTYTA, encoded by the coding sequence ATGATCATCCGACTGGTACGAGGCGGCCTGACCGCCGCCCTGGCCGTGGCCACGCTCACCGCCGGCACCGCGGCGGCCGGCACCGCGACCCCGGCCGCGACCGCCGACCGCACGGCGGCCACCGGCCCGAACGTCAGCGTGACCCAGGCCGGCAACTACCCGATCTTCCCGGTCGACAGCACCAACTTCGCGGTGACCTGGACCTCCTCCGGCACCGCCGACCTCACCGGGGTCACCCACCTCACCGTCGAACTGCCGGCCGGTCTGACCACCAGCGGCGCGGCGATCACCTCGCTCCCCGACTACTCCTTCACCGAGACGGTCTCCCCCGACGGCCGCCGGCTGGACGCCTTCTTCACGGGCACCCGGGCTCCCGGGCGCAGCGAGTTCATGAAGGTCTACGTGGCCTCCCACGGCACCGGGCCGACCGGGACGATCAAGGTCACGGCGGCGAACCGGAACGACACCGACCCGTCCGACAACGTCTCCGACCACCTGCTCGGCAGTGGCCCGCAGACCCCGGCCGCCCCGCCCGCCCCGGCGGTGACGGGTATCGGCACGACCACCGGCCCCGGGACGGGCGGCACCGCCGTCACCCTGACGGGCACCGGCCTGGACAACGGCTTCGTCCTGTTCGGCGACGCCCTCGCGACCGGCGGCTGCACCGGCACCACCTGCACCGTGACCGCGCCCGGCGGCGCCGGCAGCGCGCCGGTGACGGTGGTGACCCCCGGCGGCTCCGCGGCCGCGCCGCACGCCTTCGACTACACCGGCGCGGCTCCCCCGGCGCCCCCCGCGCCGGTGGTGACCGGTCTGACCACGAGCACCGGGCCGGCCGCCGGGGGCACCAGGATCTACGTCCGGGGCAGCGGACTGGCCGCCGGCACGGTGCTCTTCGGCGGGGTGCCGGCCACCCTCCACTCGTGCGGGCCGACGCTCTGCTCGGCGACCGCCCCGGCCGGCACCGGCGTGGTGGACGTGACGGTGACCACCGCCGGCGGGACCAGTGCGCCGGTCGCGGCGGGGCGGTACACGTACACGGCCTGA
- a CDS encoding alpha/beta fold hydrolase encodes MRQAIVTPSEDRIRWVEVPGAEPARVYLHGLGASSPVYFAGAAAHPLLAGRRSLLLDLLGFGISDRPTDFPYTLEAHADAVAAALDEAGLVEVELVGHSMGGAVAIVLAHRHPRLVANLLLVDANLDPITPVRRPGSSGIATFSEEEFLAGGREEVRRWVGPLWWSTMRLAGPEALHRSAVHTARGTVPTMREILLDLEIPRTFLHPQADGELPGAERLRASGVEVVAVPDCGHNIMFDNLDGFAAIAATALARRA; translated from the coding sequence ATGCGCCAGGCCATCGTCACCCCGAGCGAGGACCGGATCCGCTGGGTGGAGGTGCCCGGTGCCGAGCCGGCCCGGGTCTATCTGCACGGCCTCGGAGCCAGCTCGCCCGTCTACTTCGCCGGTGCGGCGGCCCACCCGCTGCTGGCCGGGCGCCGCTCGCTCCTGCTGGACCTACTGGGCTTCGGCATCAGCGACCGGCCCACCGACTTCCCGTACACGCTGGAGGCCCACGCCGACGCGGTGGCGGCGGCGCTCGACGAGGCCGGGCTGGTGGAGGTCGAGCTGGTCGGGCACAGCATGGGCGGCGCGGTGGCGATCGTCCTCGCCCACCGGCACCCCCGGCTGGTCGCGAACCTCCTCCTGGTCGACGCCAACCTCGATCCGATCACGCCGGTCCGCCGCCCGGGCAGCAGCGGGATCGCGACCTTCAGCGAGGAGGAGTTCCTGGCCGGCGGCCGGGAGGAGGTGCGGAGGTGGGTCGGGCCGCTCTGGTGGTCCACGATGCGGCTGGCCGGTCCCGAGGCCCTCCACCGCAGCGCCGTCCACACCGCCCGGGGCACCGTGCCGACCATGCGCGAGATCCTGCTGGACCTGGAGATCCCCAGGACGTTCCTCCACCCGCAGGCCGACGGCGAGCTGCCGGGGGCGGAGCGGCTGCGGGCGTCGGGGGTCGAGGTGGTGGCGGTCCCGGACTGCGGCCACAACATCATGTTCGACAACCTGGACGGGTTCGCCGCGATCGCCGCCACCGCGCTGGCCCGTCGAGCCTGA
- the pxpB gene encoding 5-oxoprolinase subunit PxpB, with protein sequence MVRAVGERALLVEVAGTAEVGALYGWLRERQAAGELTPVEEIVPAARTVLLDGVADVRALTALLRTARPTAAGAAPGPLLEVPTVYDGADLAEVAALWEVSPEAAVRIHTAPEYVVAFCGFAPGFGYLTGLPRQYGTPRRASPRSSVPAGSVALAGPYTGVYPRSSPGGWQLLGRTGLPLWDPSREPAALLAPGVRVRFTAVRGGAG encoded by the coding sequence CTGGTCCGGGCGGTCGGCGAGCGAGCGCTGCTGGTCGAGGTCGCCGGGACGGCCGAGGTCGGCGCGCTGTACGGCTGGCTGCGCGAACGGCAGGCGGCGGGTGAGCTGACCCCGGTGGAGGAGATCGTCCCGGCCGCGCGGACCGTCCTGCTCGACGGCGTGGCCGATGTCCGGGCGCTCACCGCCCTGCTGCGCACCGCCCGCCCCACGGCGGCCGGCGCCGCCCCCGGCCCCCTGCTGGAGGTGCCCACCGTCTACGACGGCGCCGACCTGGCCGAGGTCGCGGCGCTCTGGGAGGTCTCCCCCGAGGCGGCCGTCCGGATCCACACCGCGCCCGAGTACGTGGTCGCCTTCTGCGGCTTCGCCCCCGGCTTCGGCTACCTCACCGGCCTGCCGCGGCAGTACGGGACGCCGCGCCGGGCCTCCCCCCGCAGCTCCGTCCCGGCCGGCTCGGTCGCCCTGGCCGGCCCCTACACCGGCGTCTACCCGCGCTCCTCCCCCGGCGGCTGGCAGCTCCTCGGCCGCACCGGCCTCCCGCTCTGGGACCCCTCCCGGGAGCCGGCCGCCCTGCTGGCCCCGGGCGTGCGGGTCCGCTTCACCGCGGTGCGCGGCGGTGCCGGGTGA
- a CDS encoding PadR family transcriptional regulator yields MLKLAILGFLRDRPLHGYELRRHLAALTGHVRPISDGTLYPAIKRLEADDLLVRTTEPGTAAAPRHTLHLTEAGRTALLDRLRTPEDLDISDENRWFTVLAFLRHLDDDPRAQAAVLRRRLAFLSEPASFFYDGARPVGAEEFGDPFRRGMLLIARATTEAELAWLRETLTALDRA; encoded by the coding sequence ATGCTGAAGCTCGCGATCCTCGGGTTCCTCCGCGACCGGCCACTGCACGGCTATGAGCTGCGCCGCCATCTCGCCGCACTCACCGGACACGTCCGGCCGATCAGCGACGGCACGCTCTACCCGGCGATCAAACGCCTGGAGGCCGACGACCTGCTGGTCCGTACGACCGAGCCGGGTACGGCGGCGGCGCCCCGGCACACCCTCCACCTCACCGAGGCCGGCCGGACCGCGCTGCTCGACCGGCTCCGCACCCCGGAGGACCTGGACATCAGCGACGAGAACCGCTGGTTCACCGTGCTGGCCTTCCTGCGCCACCTCGACGACGACCCGCGGGCACAGGCCGCCGTGCTGCGCCGCCGGCTCGCCTTCCTCAGCGAGCCGGCCAGCTTCTTCTACGACGGCGCCCGCCCGGTGGGCGCCGAGGAGTTCGGCGACCCGTTCCGACGCGGGATGCTGCTGATCGCCCGCGCCACCACGGAGGCCGAGCTGGCCTGGCTGCGCGAGACCCTGACCGCCCTCGACCGGGCCTGA